The following coding sequences are from one Bradyrhizobium sp. WSM471 window:
- a CDS encoding acyl-CoA desaturase, producing the protein MTVIESVVLAEAAERKMPPGVLVEGPVVEAKFRDSYISFVIMIGGSIAALVWAFWQGIGWVEVSVFAGTFALSTVGIGFMHRYFVHRSFRCGPVMRTLFAAVATMAVQGSILKWVSNHRRHHLHSDKPGDVHSPYYDGDGNPYVTFAKGMMHAQGGWVWDQATTDAGYYAKDILADPIAMFFTRTRWYWYALSAVIIPGAIGYAFGGVHTMTGCILFSGLFRSYLMTMATSLVNSVCHSDGRYGYRRFDLDDGTTNEFVTTILTFGEGLHNNHHRFPRDAYISHAWYEIDINGLIILALGKLGLVHDIFAAGSRTARSGDSEDGKRPVADNEAMV; encoded by the coding sequence ATGACCGTCATTGAAAGCGTGGTGTTGGCGGAAGCTGCGGAGCGGAAGATGCCGCCGGGCGTGCTGGTCGAAGGGCCGGTGGTCGAGGCCAAGTTTCGCGATTCCTACATCTCCTTCGTGATCATGATCGGAGGGTCGATCGCGGCGCTGGTCTGGGCCTTCTGGCAAGGCATCGGCTGGGTGGAGGTTTCGGTCTTCGCCGGCACGTTCGCGCTGTCGACGGTCGGGATCGGCTTCATGCATCGCTACTTCGTGCACCGCAGCTTCCGCTGCGGTCCGGTGATGCGCACGCTGTTCGCGGCCGTCGCCACCATGGCGGTGCAGGGCTCGATCCTGAAATGGGTGAGCAATCATCGCCGGCATCACCTTCACTCCGACAAGCCCGGCGATGTCCACAGCCCTTACTATGACGGCGACGGCAACCCCTATGTCACCTTCGCCAAGGGGATGATGCATGCGCAAGGCGGCTGGGTGTGGGACCAGGCCACCACCGATGCCGGATACTACGCGAAGGATATCCTGGCCGATCCGATCGCCATGTTCTTCACCAGGACACGCTGGTACTGGTACGCGCTCTCGGCCGTGATCATTCCGGGCGCGATCGGCTACGCCTTCGGCGGCGTGCACACGATGACCGGCTGCATCCTGTTCTCCGGCCTGTTCCGCAGCTACCTCATGACCATGGCGACATCGCTGGTCAACTCGGTCTGCCACAGCGACGGCCGCTACGGCTACCGCCGCTTCGATCTCGACGACGGCACCACCAACGAGTTCGTGACCACGATCCTCACCTTCGGTGAAGGCCTGCACAACAACCATCACCGGTTTCCGCGCGACGCCTACATTTCGCACGCCTGGTACGAGATCGACATCAACGGCCTGATCATTCTGGCGCTCGGCAAGCTCGGGCTGGTGCACGACATTTTCGCGGCGGGAAGCCGGACTGCTCGCTCCGGAGATTCAGAGGACGGAAAGCGTCCTGTGGCAGATAACGAAGCGATGGTCTGA
- a CDS encoding c-type cytochrome, with product MSRSIRSYVGLAILIALSGLFLVMIVHSAGGASRAAVRTASEGHRLAQAWCQTCHAVEPRMAGLFDTAPSFEAIANRNGTTALSLKVFLKTSHQNMPNLIIAPDQADALVSYILSLRNG from the coding sequence ATGTCGCGGAGCATTCGCAGTTATGTCGGCCTCGCCATCCTGATCGCGTTGTCGGGGCTGTTTCTCGTCATGATCGTCCACAGCGCCGGCGGAGCATCAAGGGCAGCCGTGCGCACGGCATCGGAGGGGCATCGTCTTGCGCAAGCGTGGTGCCAGACGTGCCACGCGGTCGAGCCCCGCATGGCCGGATTGTTCGATACCGCCCCGAGCTTCGAAGCCATCGCGAACCGCAACGGCACCACCGCGCTTTCGCTGAAGGTGTTCTTGAAGACCAGCCACCAGAACATGCCGAATCTGATCATCGCGCCCGATCAGGCTGATGCGCTGGTGAGCTACATCCTGAGCCTGAGGAACGGTTAG
- a CDS encoding HdeA/HdeB family chaperone: MVQTRATVLGAFAALLLIVPAKAQVLVDVSKISCDQYITQRITHMQTVNVWLAGFYAGRRNNPVVDTQALNKNGNKLSRFCESHREMPLLEAVEANTK, from the coding sequence ATGGTTCAGACAAGAGCGACCGTCCTTGGTGCCTTCGCGGCCCTGCTGCTGATCGTGCCGGCCAAGGCCCAGGTGCTGGTCGATGTTTCCAAGATCAGCTGCGACCAGTACATCACCCAGCGTATTACCCACATGCAGACCGTGAACGTCTGGCTCGCCGGGTTCTACGCCGGCCGCCGCAACAATCCCGTCGTGGACACGCAAGCGCTGAACAAGAACGGCAACAAGCTCTCGCGCTTCTGCGAGTCGCATCGCGAGATGCCGCTGCTGGAGGCCGTCGAGGCCAATACGAAGTAG
- a CDS encoding ParB N-terminal domain-containing protein yields the protein MPKPESFPIEKIFVPTKQKKAIKPGIVGEIAESMLDIGQQEPISVRLDGDRLVLVEGLHRLEACKALGETTIIGVIVPAEVAQHRPLLSEGPAVEAERIKMARLKQLRLEKEAAEASIAGSKSVNATEVPRSRPAKGARDNPKALPGRTAGSTPKTLSDWITQQKGHGGRY from the coding sequence ATGCCCAAACCGGAAAGCTTCCCGATCGAGAAGATCTTCGTTCCCACGAAGCAGAAGAAAGCCATCAAGCCCGGGATCGTCGGGGAGATCGCTGAAAGTATGCTGGACATCGGACAACAGGAACCCATTTCCGTCCGGCTCGACGGAGACCGCCTCGTTCTGGTCGAGGGACTGCATCGGCTCGAAGCCTGCAAGGCGCTGGGCGAGACAACCATTATCGGTGTCATCGTCCCGGCGGAGGTCGCTCAACACAGGCCGCTGCTGTCCGAAGGACCCGCAGTCGAGGCCGAGCGCATCAAGATGGCGCGATTGAAACAGCTGCGCCTCGAGAAGGAAGCCGCAGAGGCATCGATCGCTGGCTCGAAGAGCGTCAACGCAACGGAAGTGCCGCGCAGCCGTCCGGCGAAAGGCGCCCGCGACAATCCGAAGGCATTACCAGGCCGGACCGCGGGATCGACACCGAAAACATTGTCGGACTGGATCACGCAGCAAAAGGGCCACGGCGGCCGCTATTGA
- a CDS encoding CHAT domain-containing protein produces MLTTYDRKKKQENFDFVDALCKSLGWYFPLLAKLKIRSVEALVFRKFPGVCPYCRKAPHEDLICKQVKGTAATVNHDDVIVHFDRAWPDRPKDLDGWQLMFNKIYPRQVGDGGRSSLGLLEELGELAEAIRVFDVHPRYFLGEAADIFSYIMGLANEHSIREAQEGRSFSFGTEYVARYPGLCTQCGSRVCTCPAIPQATVGRLAKELTIRKEETLFVTNTDQFTSEGEAAAHLALESVGGYLGLSNKLPFDRGGANHALVMICLKIAAAIEQAKPEVAGNLRAEALRIQSSEKPAGVRAPPLDVKELLNEIQLVWKELDEQFRNDIKSSPGIVGDLVGALDASTVRVLFVSCDPEGTGVRLNLDAEQRAIKEALKLSPHGGKITLELLPSATTDDLRRSLLENRYDIVHFSGHANRKVLVFADSANNAVEVPISAIAELIKRHPSIRCVILNGCETVKGMNASIADWTIGMDKKISEPAALQFSKGFYDAVGAGKTIQDAFDEGVSAMTLASHKADYVRILTS; encoded by the coding sequence ATGTTGACGACATACGATCGAAAAAAGAAGCAGGAGAATTTCGACTTCGTTGATGCGCTTTGCAAATCACTAGGTTGGTATTTCCCTCTTCTGGCCAAGTTAAAAATACGAAGCGTTGAGGCGCTTGTTTTTCGTAAGTTCCCTGGTGTTTGTCCCTACTGCCGTAAAGCGCCTCACGAGGACCTGATCTGCAAGCAAGTCAAGGGGACCGCCGCTACTGTAAATCATGACGATGTAATTGTGCACTTCGATCGAGCCTGGCCCGATAGACCTAAAGATCTTGATGGGTGGCAATTGATGTTCAACAAGATCTACCCGCGACAGGTCGGAGATGGCGGGCGGAGCAGTCTCGGGCTTTTGGAGGAACTCGGCGAGTTAGCTGAAGCAATCCGAGTTTTCGATGTGCACCCTCGTTACTTTTTGGGAGAGGCTGCCGATATATTTTCGTACATCATGGGCCTCGCCAATGAACACAGTATTCGTGAGGCGCAAGAAGGACGATCGTTTTCTTTCGGGACCGAATATGTAGCACGCTATCCGGGCTTGTGTACGCAGTGTGGTTCTCGCGTTTGCACTTGCCCTGCAATTCCTCAGGCTACAGTCGGCCGATTGGCCAAGGAATTGACAATCCGAAAAGAGGAGACGCTCTTCGTTACGAACACCGACCAATTTACTTCCGAGGGAGAAGCTGCTGCGCACCTCGCGCTTGAAAGCGTCGGCGGTTATTTGGGTCTTAGTAATAAGCTGCCGTTTGACCGTGGTGGCGCCAATCATGCCTTGGTAATGATCTGTTTAAAAATTGCTGCGGCGATCGAACAGGCAAAGCCCGAGGTGGCGGGCAACTTGCGGGCTGAAGCGCTCAGAATTCAAAGCTCCGAAAAGCCTGCAGGAGTTCGCGCTCCTCCGCTCGACGTTAAAGAGCTCCTCAACGAGATTCAATTGGTTTGGAAGGAGCTCGATGAGCAATTCCGCAATGACATCAAATCTTCTCCAGGTATCGTAGGAGATCTGGTCGGGGCACTGGATGCTAGCACTGTGCGCGTTCTTTTTGTGAGTTGCGATCCGGAAGGGACCGGCGTTCGCCTTAATCTTGATGCAGAGCAGCGAGCCATCAAGGAAGCACTGAAATTATCGCCGCACGGTGGAAAGATCACGCTGGAGCTACTTCCTAGCGCCACAACTGATGATTTGCGCCGAAGCCTTCTAGAAAATCGCTATGACATCGTACATTTTTCGGGGCACGCTAACAGAAAAGTGCTCGTTTTTGCGGATAGCGCAAACAATGCTGTGGAAGTTCCTATTTCTGCCATTGCTGAACTAATCAAGCGACATCCTTCTATACGATGTGTAATTCTAAACGGATGCGAGACTGTGAAGGGCATGAATGCTTCGATTGCTGATTGGACAATAGGCATGGATAAGAAGATTTCTGAACCTGCTGCGCTTCAGTTTTCGAAGGGTTTCTATGACGCTGTCGGCGCTGGGAAGACGATTCAAGATGCGTTCGATGAAGGTGTCTCAGCTATGACGCTGGCGTCCCATAAAGCTGACTATGTGCGTATCTTAACTTCATGA
- a CDS encoding tetratricopeptide repeat protein, whose amino-acid sequence MSTFEEALDVYNNLRDYSASFPMFLALAEAGHLQSEFYVASSLFNGLGVRRNVEEGLRWYRRAAARGEVGSQYNLASIYRHGFGGVPVDHGMSFRWFSLAARAGYLDAQFVLGTIYAEGLGVAQNLVEGFKWQLLAAERGHTQAQYNVGCLYLDGRGTEQDYVKAAFWYRAAARALHLDAVNNLAVLIQNGQGVGPDLVKAAALFHSAAEQGHPGAQYNLGLCYAHGRGVEQDFSKSARWYRLAAAQGKRDAQFNLAHQLYSGQGVQRDAAAAFALLEPLARDGHNLAQNALGVMYLRGDGAPQDLHLALRLFRLSAAAGNTTATDNIKLAENILALQTR is encoded by the coding sequence ATGTCAACATTTGAGGAAGCATTGGACGTCTACAATAATCTTCGTGATTATTCGGCGTCTTTTCCGATGTTTCTGGCCTTGGCCGAAGCGGGGCACCTGCAATCCGAGTTTTATGTAGCTTCCTCGCTGTTCAACGGCTTGGGGGTCCGGCGCAACGTTGAAGAAGGATTGCGGTGGTATAGACGCGCAGCCGCACGTGGAGAGGTCGGCTCCCAGTACAATCTAGCCTCCATTTACCGACACGGTTTTGGCGGCGTGCCCGTGGATCACGGGATGTCTTTTCGCTGGTTTTCCCTCGCCGCACGCGCCGGTTATCTCGACGCACAGTTCGTATTGGGAACCATCTATGCGGAGGGACTAGGGGTCGCCCAAAATCTGGTCGAAGGATTTAAGTGGCAGCTTCTTGCTGCAGAGCGAGGACACACTCAAGCTCAATACAACGTGGGATGCCTCTACTTGGATGGGCGAGGCACTGAACAGGACTACGTCAAAGCGGCCTTCTGGTATCGTGCTGCCGCGCGTGCCCTGCATCTTGATGCCGTGAACAACTTGGCAGTCCTTATCCAGAATGGGCAAGGCGTGGGTCCTGACCTAGTGAAGGCGGCAGCGCTGTTTCATTCGGCAGCCGAGCAGGGCCATCCTGGCGCTCAATACAACCTTGGCCTTTGCTACGCGCATGGACGGGGAGTCGAACAAGATTTCAGCAAGTCTGCCAGGTGGTACCGGTTGGCGGCGGCTCAAGGCAAACGGGATGCCCAGTTTAACCTCGCCCACCAGCTTTACTCCGGGCAAGGCGTCCAGCGCGATGCTGCCGCGGCATTCGCGCTGCTCGAGCCACTTGCGCGGGACGGACATAATTTGGCGCAGAACGCCCTCGGTGTGATGTATCTGCGTGGCGACGGAGCGCCCCAGGACCTTCATCTGGCGCTGCGCTTGTTTAGGCTTTCGGCAGCTGCAGGAAATACGACGGCCACGGACAACATAAAGCTTGCGGAGAATATTCTTGCCTTGCAAACGCGTTGA
- a CDS encoding HNH endonuclease has product MNDTSAQHFVGYHSADLQGRPMWRGPDGWFDTTKPKLPQRGDILWCFEGEGRPAQFRLVKRAVVSHSKKGRDGSKVHFDTSLLVDALVNDLPWFAELRRSQFFSQGVIQIRNEETIGGLEQLAATRGLRPDLAGRLAARSQADDLAEIENDATISETERAALTLARLGQGAFREKLDELWGHACAVTGCSIRELLRASHIKPWCKSDHGERRDPDNGLLLVANIDILFDKGFISFDDNGRMLISSKLTAAQRRMLGLPGPLKRRPTLSQRRYLAYHREVFGFPS; this is encoded by the coding sequence ATGAACGACACTTCCGCTCAGCATTTTGTAGGCTACCACAGCGCGGACCTTCAGGGGCGCCCGATGTGGCGCGGACCCGATGGCTGGTTCGACACGACAAAGCCGAAGCTCCCTCAGAGGGGCGATATCCTGTGGTGCTTCGAGGGAGAGGGGCGCCCCGCCCAATTCCGGCTGGTGAAACGGGCCGTGGTGTCGCACTCGAAGAAGGGACGCGACGGCTCCAAGGTGCACTTCGACACGTCCTTGCTAGTGGACGCCCTTGTCAACGACCTTCCTTGGTTCGCCGAACTTCGGCGGTCACAGTTCTTCAGCCAAGGCGTCATCCAAATCCGGAATGAGGAGACGATCGGCGGACTCGAACAGCTCGCCGCTACCCGCGGTCTCCGGCCCGACCTGGCCGGCCGCTTGGCGGCGAGGAGTCAGGCAGACGACCTCGCCGAAATCGAGAACGATGCGACTATTTCGGAGACCGAACGCGCTGCCCTGACATTGGCCCGCCTCGGCCAGGGCGCGTTCCGAGAGAAGCTAGACGAACTCTGGGGCCACGCCTGCGCCGTCACCGGCTGCTCGATCAGGGAGCTGCTCCGCGCCTCGCACATCAAGCCGTGGTGCAAGTCTGATCACGGTGAACGCCGCGATCCCGACAACGGCCTCCTGCTGGTTGCGAACATCGACATTCTCTTCGACAAAGGGTTCATCAGCTTCGACGACAACGGCCGCATGCTGATCTCGTCAAAATTGACGGCTGCCCAGAGGCGAATGCTCGGTCTGCCCGGACCCCTGAAGAGAAGGCCCACCTTGAGCCAGCGTCGCTACCTCGCGTACCACCGTGAAGTGTTCGGTTTTCCTTCTTAG
- a CDS encoding tetratricopeptide repeat protein: MVFALRPLGMTSERIVPRLTFFVGLMMSLVATPAFSQSASELNDRGNKSYSRGAYDQAATYYSAAITQKSDDASLFHNRGLAEFKLSQYMNARADFSRAISMRPTVAAFFNSRGGLFLATRDYTLAVKDFTEANRLEPGNPMFVENWRRAEAALSASKIASAPVVRQPQEQGAAPARSASPCVDLSKRLANLSQEDYLAIRAIERANAAAGNRMSGIAQFADMIARGQVICGAQP; the protein is encoded by the coding sequence ATGGTGTTCGCCCTCCGCCCCCTCGGAATGACCTCCGAGAGAATCGTTCCGCGACTTACGTTTTTTGTCGGCTTGATGATGTCTCTAGTGGCGACACCGGCATTTTCCCAGTCGGCATCCGAACTCAATGACCGTGGCAACAAGTCGTATTCGCGTGGCGCTTATGATCAGGCGGCCACCTACTACAGTGCTGCGATAACTCAAAAATCCGATGATGCGTCTCTGTTCCACAATCGCGGACTGGCCGAGTTTAAGCTTTCCCAGTACATGAACGCCCGGGCGGACTTCAGCAGAGCTATATCGATGCGTCCGACGGTTGCGGCGTTTTTCAACAGCCGTGGTGGCCTATTCTTGGCCACTAGAGACTACACATTGGCCGTCAAAGATTTCACTGAAGCGAACCGACTTGAGCCTGGAAATCCCATGTTCGTTGAAAATTGGCGCCGGGCGGAGGCCGCGCTGTCAGCCAGCAAGATCGCGTCAGCACCCGTTGTTCGGCAACCTCAGGAGCAGGGCGCGGCGCCAGCACGCTCTGCCTCGCCCTGTGTTGATCTTTCTAAGCGGCTCGCCAACCTGAGCCAGGAGGACTACCTCGCGATCCGGGCGATCGAGCGTGCCAACGCTGCGGCGGGCAACCGCATGAGCGGGATCGCTCAGTTTGCCGACATGATTGCCCGCGGCCAGGTGATCTGTGGCGCTCAGCCATGA
- a CDS encoding neutral zinc metallopeptidase: MLAFRIAGRGGQFSDFIGRAAMGASALFVLYVGFVGIGPVKTGIAQSAAAETSSQSAATSETSAPADGMSSLISGILGEIDDRWSEIFQASGQAYLQPRIVLFRNATDGGRCGIVQAAEGAFYCAPDRRIFLPTAVFREIETRLEGCHGDACKAAAGYIVAREVGHHVQNLLGILPKVMQLQQQTGSKAEANALQVKVELQADCLSGVWFNREEKQRPGFIGVGHIDAAMAIASSDGRGQAGSAEQRRQWFTTGYQQGTLQACNTFAAGAL, from the coding sequence ATTTTGGCCTTCAGAATCGCTGGGCGCGGGGGTCAATTCAGCGATTTCATTGGTCGCGCCGCGATGGGGGCTTCTGCGTTGTTCGTCTTGTATGTCGGCTTTGTCGGCATTGGACCGGTCAAAACTGGGATCGCTCAAAGCGCGGCGGCGGAGACATCGTCCCAGTCCGCGGCCACATCCGAAACGAGTGCCCCTGCCGACGGAATGTCCAGCTTGATTTCGGGCATCCTCGGCGAAATCGACGACCGCTGGAGTGAAATCTTCCAGGCCAGCGGCCAAGCCTATTTGCAGCCCCGCATCGTGCTGTTCCGGAACGCCACCGATGGCGGCCGATGCGGAATCGTGCAGGCTGCCGAAGGGGCATTTTATTGCGCACCGGACCGGCGGATATTTTTGCCAACGGCTGTCTTCCGTGAGATCGAGACGCGGCTAGAGGGCTGCCACGGCGACGCATGCAAAGCTGCTGCGGGATACATTGTCGCTCGCGAAGTGGGGCACCACGTCCAGAATTTGCTTGGCATCCTGCCGAAGGTGATGCAGCTGCAGCAGCAGACCGGCAGCAAAGCGGAAGCCAACGCGCTGCAGGTCAAGGTGGAGCTGCAGGCAGACTGTTTGTCTGGCGTCTGGTTCAACCGCGAAGAGAAGCAGCGGCCCGGCTTCATCGGGGTTGGTCATATCGATGCGGCAATGGCGATTGCGTCCAGCGACGGACGGGGGCAAGCGGGATCCGCCGAGCAGCGCAGGCAATGGTTCACAACCGGCTATCAGCAGGGAACGCTTCAGGCCTGCAATACCTTTGCAGCGGGAGCGTTGTGA
- a CDS encoding TniQ family protein, whose product MRRLRHTLPLGAGETPASFASRLAALNGLSGRQFCLDMGTTFQKVVDGEPQALGIVAAKSGAAPAALTENAFVKTAERRYMHHNEELTRDNLRRATVVVCPKCLAEDVAAGPRSRPQIAAYQRARWQIAAMKTCAIHLAPLAVVDKDMTPSTLHDWSQHVGKILPDLPSLVAEADTRPLTAFETYIFNRTNGVAAGAGLIDTFPLHVAITACELFGAVAAFGRMPNLKTLTEAEWRQAGAAGFDIIANGKPGVEAFLAGLQASYPYTRAGTEGPQAIFGRIYQVLEFGREDRAYDPLRDLVGNFILGNFPVGAGDLVFGKPIETRRLHSIRTLSMETGLHPKRLRKLLSSAEMLPSNADELADGNCLFDAEKAVSLAQSAAAATLSVRDAGTYLNAPRVQRDMLYRSGIIVPRFKATDHGAADQFAPEDLDAFMARLLDGAVPVVVAGPTQANVPTAARLACCGSVDVVRAVLDRRLTRKARLASERGYMALLVDVEEVRALVRGADLGGLTSQALADRLRVADKVTRKLIAGGHLRTATAINPVNRCPVAIVPTEDVERFEAEFITLFALARQQGRHHMAVKKELLAAGVKPALDPEKVGASFYRRRALASAFPRWV is encoded by the coding sequence GTGAGGCGGCTCCGTCATACGCTTCCGCTCGGCGCCGGCGAGACGCCGGCGTCCTTTGCCTCCAGGCTCGCCGCCCTAAACGGGCTGTCCGGCCGCCAGTTCTGCCTGGACATGGGTACGACCTTCCAGAAGGTCGTCGACGGCGAGCCGCAGGCGCTCGGCATCGTGGCCGCGAAGAGCGGCGCGGCCCCCGCCGCCCTGACGGAGAATGCCTTCGTCAAGACGGCCGAACGACGCTACATGCACCACAACGAGGAGCTCACGCGCGACAACCTGCGCCGCGCCACCGTCGTCGTTTGCCCGAAGTGCCTGGCGGAGGACGTCGCCGCCGGCCCGAGGTCGCGCCCGCAGATTGCAGCCTATCAGCGGGCCCGCTGGCAGATCGCGGCCATGAAGACCTGCGCGATCCACCTCGCGCCGCTGGCGGTCGTCGACAAGGACATGACCCCCAGCACCCTGCACGACTGGTCGCAACACGTCGGAAAGATCCTGCCCGACCTCCCGAGCCTGGTCGCCGAGGCCGATACCCGCCCGCTCACCGCCTTTGAGACCTATATCTTCAACCGCACGAACGGCGTGGCGGCCGGCGCCGGGCTGATCGACACCTTCCCGCTGCATGTCGCCATCACGGCCTGCGAGCTGTTCGGGGCCGTCGCCGCGTTCGGGCGCATGCCGAACCTGAAGACCCTCACCGAGGCGGAATGGCGCCAGGCCGGCGCCGCCGGTTTCGACATCATCGCCAACGGCAAGCCAGGCGTCGAAGCCTTCCTCGCAGGGCTGCAGGCTTCCTATCCCTACACGCGCGCCGGCACCGAGGGGCCGCAGGCCATCTTCGGCCGCATCTACCAGGTCCTTGAATTCGGCCGCGAGGACCGCGCCTACGACCCGCTGCGCGACCTGGTCGGCAACTTCATCCTGGGAAATTTCCCAGTGGGGGCCGGTGACCTGGTCTTCGGCAAGCCCATCGAGACCCGCCGGCTGCATTCGATCCGGACCCTGTCCATGGAGACCGGCCTCCACCCCAAGCGCCTCCGCAAGCTGCTCTCGTCGGCAGAAATGCTGCCCTCGAACGCCGATGAGCTCGCGGACGGAAACTGCCTCTTCGACGCCGAGAAGGCCGTTTCCCTGGCCCAGTCCGCGGCCGCGGCGACCCTCTCCGTCCGCGATGCCGGCACCTACCTCAACGCCCCGCGCGTCCAGCGGGACATGCTCTACCGGTCCGGCATCATCGTCCCCCGCTTCAAGGCCACCGACCACGGTGCCGCCGACCAGTTCGCGCCCGAGGACCTGGACGCCTTCATGGCCCGCCTGCTCGACGGCGCCGTGCCCGTCGTGGTCGCCGGGCCCACCCAGGCGAACGTCCCTACCGCCGCCAGGCTGGCCTGCTGCGGCTCGGTCGACGTCGTCCGGGCCGTCCTCGACCGCCGCCTGACCCGGAAGGCCCGGCTCGCCAGTGAGCGCGGCTACATGGCCCTTCTTGTCGACGTGGAGGAGGTCCGGGCCCTGGTCCGCGGCGCCGACCTCGGCGGCCTCACCAGCCAGGCGCTGGCAGACAGGCTGCGCGTCGCCGACAAGGTCACCCGCAAGCTGATCGCCGGCGGCCACCTGCGCACCGCCACCGCCATCAATCCCGTCAACCGCTGCCCGGTCGCAATCGTGCCGACCGAGGACGTCGAACGGTTCGAGGCCGAGTTCATCACCCTGTTCGCCCTCGCCCGCCAGCAGGGCCGCCATCACATGGCGGTTAAGAAGGAGCTTCTGGCCGCCGGCGTGAAGCCCGCCCTGGATCCCGAGAAGGTTGGGGCGTCGTTCTACCGTCGGCGAGCCCTCGCCAGCGCCTTCCCTCGATGGGTTTGA
- a CDS encoding TniB family NTP-binding protein: MTIYDENPDPAAYLREMLDPAERKRVNKIEQVKTAYMTSDRDDDLARLLKRLTTNAVIRRDPTKPHGAGNRVEGKGICIVAPSGAGKSTLLEEAFRSHPAFPNFRMPDKWCPLVGITAPSPSTLGQVGIRLLEVMGFPLDRDLKENQAWSRLRTQMKINNVLFIWLDDLNNVLTMSSEEEIQKVRDTLKDLMNNPDWPVQLIVSGIPDLLPFFRADKQLRRRFRYLFLGKLAPAEHAAFLQSSIEHYCELAEIKLDVLPEEDLVGRLLHAGALEMGVCLEIAVDAVTESLERNSRKLQRIDFANIFADRHTLSDDQNPFLAPGWHLIDTTRLYAKDEEKIDDTITPLGAKKKKGRGK, encoded by the coding sequence ATGACGATCTACGACGAAAACCCCGATCCCGCCGCCTACCTCCGCGAGATGCTCGACCCCGCCGAGCGCAAGCGCGTCAACAAGATCGAGCAGGTCAAGACCGCCTACATGACGTCCGATCGCGACGACGATCTCGCGCGGCTGTTGAAGCGGCTGACGACCAACGCCGTCATCCGGCGCGATCCGACCAAGCCGCACGGCGCCGGCAACCGCGTCGAAGGCAAGGGTATCTGCATCGTGGCTCCCTCCGGTGCGGGCAAGTCCACGCTGCTCGAAGAGGCTTTTCGCAGCCATCCCGCCTTCCCGAACTTCCGGATGCCCGACAAGTGGTGCCCGCTGGTCGGCATCACGGCGCCGTCGCCTTCGACGCTCGGCCAGGTCGGCATCCGCCTGCTCGAAGTCATGGGCTTCCCGCTCGATCGCGACCTGAAGGAGAACCAGGCGTGGTCCAGGCTCAGGACGCAGATGAAGATCAACAACGTACTGTTCATCTGGCTCGACGACCTCAACAACGTGCTGACCATGTCGAGCGAGGAAGAGATCCAGAAGGTGCGCGACACCCTCAAGGATCTCATGAACAACCCCGACTGGCCGGTGCAGCTGATCGTGTCCGGCATCCCGGATTTGTTGCCGTTCTTCCGCGCCGACAAGCAACTCCGCCGGCGCTTCCGCTACCTCTTCCTCGGCAAGCTCGCGCCGGCCGAGCACGCCGCGTTCCTGCAGTCCTCGATCGAGCACTATTGCGAGCTCGCCGAAATCAAGCTCGACGTGCTTCCCGAAGAGGATCTCGTCGGCAGGCTGCTCCATGCGGGCGCCCTCGAGATGGGGGTGTGCCTCGAGATCGCGGTCGACGCCGTCACCGAGTCCCTGGAGCGCAATTCGCGCAAGCTCCAGCGGATCGATTTCGCCAACATCTTCGCCGACCGCCACACGCTGTCGGACGACCAGAATCCCTTCCTCGCCCCCGGCTGGCATCTGATCGACACCACCCGCCTCTACGCCAAGGACGAGGAGAAGATCGACGACACCATCACGCCGCTCGGCGCCAAGAAGAAGAAGGGACGCGGGAAGTGA